The DNA window CTCAAAAGTCATTCATTAAGTGAAAAATATTAACATTAATAAAGACATTCAACATGATACGCACACGTTAAAAAAcatcaaaattttaaagaatggGACATGAACACAACACATGCAAACATATTTCCAAGATGTACATAGGTGAATTTCAAATATTTGTCAAGATAGTaatatttattactttttcCGTTCCTTTTAATACTTACGGAACATTTGTTAAACAAAAAAGGTTCtctaaaatgataaataatcaTTAACTTTGTAACTTTCATCTTAGGTAAGTCCCATTATGTGAGTCTCATTAATCTAAGTTTATTGACAATTTAGTGTATTTGGATACAATTTTAGTCCAAATACATTAAATAGCCTATATATCTAAAATAGTAAATGTAAAGAGAAAGTTATTACATGGAGAGAGCAACAAAACTTGTAGAACTAGAGAAAAACaaaggctaattttttttatattagttaaatatatgtgtaatacATTGATATTGAAAGATtaggtgtttttttttaatatggtgTTTTattcaaatcggacggtccaatttgtttaaagaaaaaaataaactacaaatcggagggtccgacttgtttgaaaagaaaaaaaaagctacAAATCGTAAGGTccgttttgtattttttattttttttattttcaaaatcacatatcggaccgtccgatttgtagCTCCCATAGCAAAGTTAAATACTTCTCTTCTCACATCATTGAGAGATACACTCTTCTCTCTCCcacacgaaaaaaaaaaaagtgaaaaagaaaatgcaaaactTTAGTAACTTGATATACAGAAAATTTGTGAGGTCATTATCATTTGCATTGCTTACCCAATCAATTATATGTTGCTTGCTTTGTACCTCATTTGTATCAACAGCAGGTCTAGCTGAAACAAGTTGAAGAAGTATGACACCAAAGCTATAAACATCAGTGAATTTTGTCAAGTGAAAGCTTGAACAGTATGCCGGATCAAGATACCCTGGTGTCCCTTTGATTTGGCTACTCACATGTGATTGGTCCTCAATAGGGCCGGATTTCACCAACCCGAAATCCGAGACCTTAGCCTCGAAACCTTCACCTAATAGGATGTTACTTGGTTTGAGATCACGATGAATTATACTCGGCTTTATTCCTTCATGTAAATAAGCTAtgcctatatatataaaaaaaatgttaagagGATTTCTTGTTTGTCATATTGAATTGTTGGATAAACAATTAATTAGTCATGTCAAGGATATAATATATACCTCTAGCTGCTCCTATTGCTATGTTCACTCTTTGCTTCCAAGTCAAGCTATTCTTGTTTCCTATACAAGGCAACATTCATATTTTTATGTTCTAAGATGGATAAGAATAATGGCATGTTTTCATATCTGTTTCCATTGTAGTGTCTTTTATgtactaaattttataaataaaaaaattaaacaataaaattctatttttggttttgttttttacttttacaaaattatataaaCAGAGAAATACTGAAAAGAATATATACTCAAATTGGTCCCTAAGGAACTTCGCTTCGCACGTTTTCATCCCCAAGAAAATGTTATTATGCCGAAGTCCCTAAAGTTTACAAAAACAAGACATACAAGTCCTTATCTTAGACCATTGTTTTCGCTTGGACAAATAAGTCCTTAAAAGTATAATAGAAGGACTTATATGTCTTACTTTTGTAAAGTTTAAGAAACTCAacgtaataaaatttttttagagacGAAAACGTCTGACATGAAATTCCTAGGAAATTTATTTGGGAATATATTCtactgaaaatgaaaatagaaatgaAGTCCTAAATAGTTGACTTACCAATCATATATTCAAGCAGAGAGCCATTTGGTACACATTCATATACCAGAATTCTTGCCCCAAATCTTTCTGATAAACACATAATTGAGCCATGTTAGCATGAAAATATTTGGAATCTTCTGATATACATTtacctatttttattttttatttttttgtgatcatATACCAATAATTCTGTTAGAATTATTCAGTATTCGTATGCTATATGCAAATAAAAGAGAGAATCAAGGTAAACTAAACTCAATTGAATGCATGCTACCAAAGCAGCATTCTTTGGCAACAAATTCATCAATTCAAGAACATGAACAAGTAAAAATGAGAGCTCAACTTTCatgtaactaactaactaactaactaacctGGTTCTTCACAATACCCCACTAGACCAATAAGATTTCTGTGCTTTACAGTTGCAAGGAGCCTAACTTCTGCCAAGAACATAacgaaaaaaattcaaatttaagaCAGAAAAGAAAGTATGATTGATTGAAGTTTCTCGTGTCAGCTTACCATTTCGGAATTCATCGACGCTTAAGAAGGATTCGCCGTGAGCTCTCTTAATGGCTAAAGTTCCTTCTAATTCAAAATTTCCTTTGTAAACATTTCCAAATGCACCAGAACCAAGTAAGAATTCTTGGCTAAAGTTCTTGGTAGCTCTCTCTATTTCATCAAAGGTAAAACGCCTTAGAGGCATTGTTTCATCTTTGAAGCTGTTGTACTCTTTACCTGCACCAAAAGAAAttcagataaaaataaaaattatgctaCAAAATTCCACTCCTATCTTAGATGAATGTATGCATTTATTGGTTTTAAAATAAGAACATAATTTCTGCCATGCAAttcgttattttattttatttttgtgattaAATGACAAGTATTCTTTTAGAGaaccaaataaaaataactagaagCTCACCTTTCAAAGTCCTATGTTGTTTGAAAAGTGCAATGAGCTTTGTTCCAAAGAGGCAGAACAATATGGCAGCAACTAACATAACTGTCGAAATTCCAGCAAGAAATCCCAGCATCATGTGATTTGTTGCGTTTCTCATTGGTGATGGGTTCTCCACCATACTTCTATATCCATCAACCATTGCTTCAACCTTATGATTATGTGAAGAAGAAATTTCTTTATAGTTGACAAACACCCTTTTGGTAGTTTCAATTTTAGATGAGATTCCACAAACATTATTCTTACATAGCCGATAATTGCAACTCCATGATTTTCTCAATGAAACTCTTTTAGTTggtcatatattattattaggcCGGCTTATAAGCCAAAAGGATTCCCCTTACTATATATTAGtgcaactatatatatatagtaatgtATGTTTTGTTTCGAGTATCATCCAGTCCGGCAGACCAAAGACTAATCTATCGCAGATCGGTTTGTCATTGATCATTGAGTTGATACATACACACAGTGTGATTCGAATCACCGGCATTTATTTAAGTGAACGAATGAGCTAATCACTCAGTTGGTTAACAAACATAATATAATTCTTCACATAACCTATATTTTCAGCAAAAAAACAAACGGAAGAACCACAATACACAATAATttacttattaattaattgctAGTGAATTGATTATGACAATGTACAACTTTATGTGAtggagatgatgatgatgatgatgctatGTTTAAATAGAGCCAGAGAGTAATCTAGGAaggttaataaattaattttgtcaCAAGATTAATAGACATGCCGGATAACCTTCTAGATAAGTATCCCAATTATCATGTTTAAATGTTTAATGCTATATATGATAATATGATATGATAATGGTATCATAGATAGTAGTTTATAGGGTTATTGACAAAGTCAAGTTTGTTTCATTAGAGATTTGATTATGCAATTTGTTGATTGTGTTGGCCAATACCTTTTGTTTCATTGAAtattgttgattgattgaagAATATATCATTTAACAAAGCATTGCCTCGATCATCCGTTTATAAGAATATTGATTTCATGagtgagaaattaaaggatCTGGCACCACTAATTGTAACATtccatttttttaagaaaaatgtttttgaTTGGGCGGTGATCTAAAATTTTGAAGGGTGCTGTGTCTCCTTTTCCAGTGAAATTAGTATACTTGGTTTGAAGTTTGAACATAATTGTACCAGGATGGGAACAATCATCTTTTAGCCATATGTGAGGNNNNNNNNNNNNNNNNNNNNNNNNNNNNNNNNNNNNNNNNNNNNNNNNNNNNNNNNNCAGGGCCATATGTGAGGTTTAATGATGattagtaataaaataaagagaaaattttaatacaaaacaaaaataaatatatacataaggAGGCATGTAACAGCTTACGTTTTTAGAAAAAGATACTTCATGACCATAACCATTTTAGCTTCATACACTTAAAAGTGATTTGTTATAATGATATTATTAGATTATGTTCCAATTAAATTTTACTTACaatatcaaagattcaaatattaaggcattaatttttgatagttcatccataaccattttagCTTATCAGAAGTGATTAGTTAATGATATTATTGGATTATGTTCTAAGTAGATTTTACTTTACAGTATcaaaaatttaatcttataGTCGTTTTGGAGAAGACTTTATCTAACTATCACttaaaattacataattatttagactataaaagaaaaatgaaagatcTTTATATAAATTCAAGCACATTAATAAAATctagccaaaaaaaaaaaaaattatgtagcAATATAACTTTAGGAGAGGAAGGCCAATTATACTATAGCCAAGTGGTCATCATCAACTGGACCTTTGACAAGTTCAACACCATTACAAGTTTACAACTCATCTTGGACTTGTTCCAACATTTAATCATATTTATACTATATGCTTCACAATAAGAGGAAAATCCaagagggaaagaaaaagaacaaagcaTAGCAATGCAGTAGaataatatatagaataatGCGGTCTAGAACTTTTGTTTGGACTAGGATTGTTGAGTTCCCCATCGATTGATTATTGAACCTTAGCCACATGTGAAACTTGGACATCTCTTTTAACTTCAACGTACATGTGAATATAATCACATGAATGCAACCATTTCTAGCAAAAAAGTTCACGTAGTTAAATGGATCATGCGTTCCAACTAGAACGCTCGACTCAAATGTTTAGATATTGAATAGCAATAAATACATGACATTGtattagtatgactaatttataGGTTCAACCATTAACTTCTGAATTATTCCATTCGAAGTAAGGAATGTACATTCTATGTTCTATGTTCTAGCTTGTACATTCTATGCATTCTATGTTCTAGTTTGAATTTAGCATTTCTCTGTGAATGATGAAGATGGGTTCAATTCGATTCTTGGCTTTCATGGAAGGCGCCCGTCATTGGTCAGCATCATCTCAAGTCACTTTGAATCCATAACTACATGAGTGACAAGAATCACAATGATCAACCAGCTATTCTTCTCAAAGTCTTCCAATTCTCTCATATTGGAAGGAACTAGGAAGGATGTTCTGTTGCGCTCAATTTTGTTCGGCTAGGACTTTTCAGTTGCTATTCATAAACCCAGACCACATAACAAGTTTATGATTCtgaatttctcctaattgaCACTGCGTTTACTTTGTTAACAAGGAACATCATTCTCTGTATTAGCTCTTGAAACGATGGGCGTTGTTCTGGGTCACTGCTCAAATTTAACATAAGTCATGTTTTTAGTTGAGTTTGAAGGAAAACTACCAACCAAATAGGTGGTGTATATTATGGAAGCACCTTTGCCAGCAGTCACGAATGACTGATGCCACTTGGGGATCAAGCCCTTCCGGAAGCTCAAGTCTTCTATCCATAAATCCTACTACTCCAACCACCTTTCAAGTGAAATACAGCAGTTATGGCAAGATGACTTCAGAGGTTTGTTATCTTCATGTTTAATTCAATGATATGTTCATCATTTTAATTAAACCATCTATACTTAATCAAAGTTCCTGGAATGTGTGTCAccaagagagaaagagagaaaggaaCCTGTAAGGAATTCAAATTTTCCCATGGAATGGACTGAGTCATTAGTTCCCAGAGGATGACACCAAAACTGTACACATCCGACCTGTGtaaaatagaaaggaaaatCCGAAAATGATCACATcaggatattttgaaattgcGAATGTAGGGCGATGATAGGGACAAGGGACAAAACTAAGGACTGATATATTATCACTTCCTCATCAAATATAAGGTTGCAAGTTGTGAGGAGATTCAAGCTGACTGATTGAGCTATTCCTCAAGCAAGCAATTAATAAGCGAcaagaaacaaaagaataaaattcaCTTCTCAGAAAGTTTCCTGAAAACTTTCCCCAGTGAGCAGTATCTATAGAACTTAGCTCCAGGGAATTACTTTTCATTGGAAGGCTCATTTCGTAGGACTTCAGGGGCCATCCATTGAGGCTGCATTTTGACAGAAAAACACATTgatgaaaaactaaaaagatttaAGCCGTATGTATTGGATCTACAAAGTGAAAAGATGAGAGATATCATTACAGTGCCTCTTCCTTTTGAAGTCAATAAAGTTGAATCCTTCAACCTTGACAAACCAAAGTCTCCAACCTAAGGGTAAAAAACCAAATATCATTGTTCTCCAGGTAGGTATTCAATCTTCCCGGGATTACTGAATGAATATCCAAGCAATGAATTACCTTGACAGTCCAGTTTTTATCAACAAGCAGATTAGAAGACTTTAGGTCTCTATGCACAATGGGTGGATTTCTATGATGAAGATAATTCATACCTTTAGCCTGCAGTAAGCAATGATGTGATTGATAACATTGCAACAATTAAGGTTCAGCAAGCCATCAGCTAGTTCTTAATATCCGTTTATGAATGTGGTgtttgagagagagaggaaaCGCACAACATCAAGAGCCATCCTTAAAAGCCTTCTGATATCTAGTGGCTGATTACTCTTGTGCAGAATTTTGAAAAGGCTTCCCCTACCAagttcaataaaatcaatgtaAGATGCTCCTCAAATTTTCTCAAAGAAAGTAGAAATTGATAGGGATTTTATGCACGTACTGATTGATACTTTCATATTCAATAATTCACATATCTATTACatgatgacaaaaaaaataaataataaaaataaaacctaATAGATGCATGATACTTTTGTGCATCTAAGTAAGCACAACTTATTTTACATTCAATATAACAAGCTCTAACACTTACCTAGGTAATAGTTCTGTTACAATGGCAAGCCTTTCCTGCGAATATACTGCTCCCATGAAAAGTAATACATTAGGGTGTCTTAGTCTCTTCATTATATCAATCTGAAGTAAGCACACAGATTCCGGAATGAGCtgttttctttctcaatcagGCAAATATAAAATGAAACTTAAATTCTTATACCTCTTTTTTGTAGTCATGTAAGGTCTCCTCTGTGTATCCATTCCCAAAGTAAACCTTGACAGCAACATCCTGATATAAAGAATATAGGGCACATCAGTAGATGCCAAATCAATACTCCTACGAAGACAATAAAAAGAATACGTTGAATTATTACCGATCCATTCCATATTCCGTGATACACAACTGCATAAGACCCtgcaacataaagaaaaaacatAATGAGGTCTGGAATCAATATATTTAACTGATAATATGTGCAAACGGAAATTGTATTGGACTGCTTCAACAAGATAGAAGTGTCTCAGCATTTCAACTCCTCAACATAGCATAAAGGAATCATAAAAATGCACAACAGAATCAACTACCTTGACCAATCTCCTCTCTTAATTGAAGGTTTTCCCAATGGATTTCAGACTTCACAATAGAGTTTGACTCATTGTCACCCTTACTTGATGAACTTCCATTACTGCCTCCATTACTGCCAGTGCTTTCTCGTGTACTTTGCAATTGCAGTCCTTCTTGTTGCTTTTTCATTTCATCTTCTATCACCATATTTATAGCTTCTTGTTCCTTTTTCTTTGGATTAAATTTGCAGTGTAATCTTAACAATGGGTCCTAGGAAAAGGGAGAACGAAAACATTCAATGTACTCCCTTCAGAAAGATTCTACAGAAATAAATTTGAGAACAGTGAATGTTCTTTGTGCACAAATATTTGTATCCGCTATAGTGCTATCCCAAAAAGAACTATATTTATGAATATTTACTTCTCTATCCTCTTCATTAGCACCATCCTTGCGTGGAGTTAAAGCTACTGAGCCTCCAGAAGAATCACCCTCATTATTCACTCTCTTACTTCCGGAACAATCATTCGTGCAATTACTTTTAATGCTTCCATCATCCTTCCCACATTTTTCACTTCCCCCTGTTTGTAGCTTGGCTAGGACTCTGGCTGCCTGAAGTGATTAAACCATATATTAACCACACAAAGACTGATATACAAAgcagaattcacaaattcaaattAACTTACAATAGTAGACTTAACCTTCTCGGACACCTCCCTAAAAGTTCTGTTTTCACTTCTCTGATGACTAGAATGACGTTCTTTTTCCTGAATccaaattagaaagaaaattttttaaaaaatagttattataaTACCAAAAAAGCTAACCCAGAATCCCAAAAGTCTTCAAGCAGAATGGAGACATACATGAATGCTGTGTTTTTCTTCATCTCCATCTGTTGTAGTATTCCTGGAAAATGCATCATCCGGATGCCGATTTAGGAGAATCTTTGATGCCTGGTAGATATAAAGACTAGGTTCTATGATATAATTTCAGCAAAAGTGATGGAAGTCCAAAgagaataatgaaataaaaaaaaaaaaaaatagcagcTGTATTAATGAAGCTTAAGAGGAGAACCAGATTAGAGACAGATGATGCAATCAACGGTCGTGGAGGCCACTGAATTCTTTTGAAATTTATCCTCTGTCCTCCAGCTTTGCCATTGTTACCAGGTTGGTAACTTCTATTTTCTGAATCCATTGAGTTAAATACAGCGGCATCACTAGAAACAGTGATAATACCAACAAGCTCACCATCCTCATAAAGAGGAGTTTTAGTCACTATTGCTATGAATACTTCACCAGATCTCTTCTTGAAAGGAAACTTTCCAGACCATGGAACTCCTCTGATCAACCTTTCTAGAATATTCTGCAGAGATTCATAACACTCTTCGGTAACAAGGAACTTAGCAACTCTTTGACCAATGATTTCATAGTCTTTCCATCCATACAGTGTTTCTGCTGAACGATTCCTAAAATGAAACGTCTATATTCAACTCAAAATCACTCTAGGAAAATCTAAATCAAGAATAATTCACAACAAAAGGTAAATTCTTAATGCAAAATACTTTTCGCATCGATTAACTTGTACGCGATATACTCTTTTTGTATCTACAGTATGCAATTCACAGCTGCAACTGTTTCATTAGAAAGTAGTGCATAGCATATAGTGAATAAAAGGAAAGCGAATCAAAGAATAGttagttatttagttagttagttagttagttactgTTATGATCTGAAATTAGTAAATCACCTACCAATATATGATCTCACCGGAGGAAGCTCTGTAGACATGAACGGCGTGTCCCATGCATTTCAACACGCTAGCGTACGGACTATCCGAGAAGAAGTTCCCCGAAAGAAAACGCAGCGTTGAATCTGCAAccaccacttcttcttcttcctcttccttctccTGCAAGAGTTGGCGGAACTGTTCCCTGAGCTTGGCTTGTTCCTCCTCCAGTGTCCGACACCGATCCGCCAGAACACGGTAAGAAGTTTGTCTCTCGTCGCCGGCCATGGAAGTCGTCGTCGTCGTTGGAACTGCGATGCGCATTACGCACCCCTACTCTGTTATTGGTtcagttttagtttagtttgttTATTATTCTGTTACTGCGATTCCCTCTGAGTTGCTTCGTTCCGTATCaattgaaatatatattttatgggTGGAAATTCAGTTCCAGTCgatttacgtgaagttgatatttcaGAAccgttaaatgaaaatttagtcaaattatctaataGTTTTTAGACATCAATTTTGTATAAAGTCGATTTCACCTGAATTTTTacctattttatttaaattttttaaaagaaaaagtctaggAGACCAacaattttattgtattttgacCAGCATGTAACTAACAGAAAAAAGTGaatcattaaataaaatctcacaccatcaaatcattatTGATGATTAGTTAATGACTATCGATCACAAATATTGCTGTAGTTAGCAttgttctttttaaaatattttaataagtgAGTGAGTGGGAAGACTTGAGCCTAAAGTTTGAATGCCACGTGGATGAGGGCTGAGGCGGAGGGGGCAGAAGCAATTGGGTGTGGACAGGTGTTCGGTGTACCGGCAGCGGTGACCGGTGCCGTACGGGTGAAGGTTGGCGCGCCTTCAAGTTTGGTAGCTCTAATTTTTATTGGAAGATAATTAGgtatagtttatactttatataaagttaatagataaaatttaattttatatgaatttgataatggaagttagataaaaatttagtcaaattagttaaattatctaataactGTTAGTTATTAACTTTACATAAAGTTAATTATATCTGAGTTTTCACCTAATTTAACCGTTAATGAATTATAATAcaaataacatatttttttattctcatttataaGTATTAGATTTGAAtctcacaaaaaaattaattttactaatttatttgttaatttttttgtaataataatttttaattttaattatcttataaTACATGCATATATGATTTATTAAGCATCAATTTAagtctaatttatttgaatcttgactatatttatatatctttaaTTAGATGGGAAACAAACTACACCCCAAAAGTCATCCATGATGAAAGCAGTAGTaaaaaaagagggaaaaaaaagaagtcAAGTGGAAGAAATGTGGGTCAATTGTGGTTGTGCTTTGTGGGCTTGACTGGACTGATGAATATTTTATTGTCCTTTGTGTTAAGATGAATACAAAAGCAGAGTTTGATacttttattgcattttgtttTTGTCCAATATATTAGGTTTGTTGGATTTCAATCTGTTGCTAaaatgattcaaaaattttgaggAGAACAGCCAAGTAGACCCTGtccaaaaacaattaaaaaatcatGTTAGCAGCTTTTGAGCGTGATGGTTACTCAAATAGAGTAGAGTACAATgtccaaataaaataaaataaaataaaatagagtagAGTATAATACAATTAAGTTGAGTTGGTCGAGTAATTAGTTTATTAGTCTGTTTAAGTAAGTGTTagagatttaaattttatattgtgTATGCAATAATTCATTGATCAATGACAAATTTTTAAACGAAATTTTGATCCACAACAAAATTAGTTCTTATCCTATCAGGTTGAGaaatattatgaaaataaaaaaaagagtagaGTAAGTAGAATTAAGGAGAAAAGAAGTGTAATAATATTGATATTGAATATTTATGTAACTTTTTTTCACTTATATTACAtagaaattattaaattctaaagAGAAAGGttcattaaatatatattcacaACCATGAATAAATTAAAGGCTATCAACTTATGATCCATGTGATTTAAACgtgaaaaaggaaaagtctCATTCGCATGTTTTGGATAATGCTTCATGATTTCCACGCCTAGTACTATACCAAACTCATcacttctttatttatttatttatttatttatttatttatttgtagaTACTATATTTTCCCATTACATAATTCtaactatataaaaaaaagctaTGACACAATATGAGTAATTATAAGTAATAATGTATTGACGAAAGCAACAAATGTTTGAGCCTCACAAAATTGATGGCATAATAGAGTAGTGCTGAAATTCTTTCTTTTACAAAGATACAACTTCAGATTTATAATATTAGAAGTTTTAATATCATGTTAcaatatagatttttttaagagattaaactaataaaaaatacataaataattatatatttgacaacaacaataatatcttttaaagtagatttaattactctatttgTCTCTATAGTTtcgtgaaattttcaattaggtttctatatatattttttttaattgagttcctgcactaattttttgtttcaattaAGTCCTTTTTCGTGGTAATTGGattaattttatagggacccaattaaaaaaaaattggtataaagacctaaataaaaagaaaaaaaagtgtagggacccaattaaaaaaaaatttggtgtaaagacttaattaaaagaaaaaaaagtataaggacctaattgaaaatttcgcaaAATTATacggaccaacagagtaattaaacctttaaaGTATCATAGTGTAGCTAGTAATAATTCAGATAGATGGAGGTAATTATAAATTACTACTACGTACTTAGCAtgaaaaagtaatatttattattttattttatttttaatttgaatgattcaatccaataaaataattcaatCTAATTGTTCATTCCAAGCATATATATTTGCCCTCTTGTATAATAGTTTGtaaaggaaaaagtgaatgcTAGAAGGCCAATATTTTTAgccaaaaaaaaacaaaaaaaattggttagtattaatttacatataagataaatatatatagaaaaataataatcacCTAACATTTTTCAAGAAAACCTACTTGCACACCCCCGaaattttatactttaaatccactactcattttcttttctttttttttttggatatttcttCTCACTTTTATTTACTCCATGTTATTacttattctttcttcttttcataGCATCTAATccacttttattcttttttctcacttttttttctttttatttattattataattaggTAAATATTATCCTAACTTttctaaaataacatgtaagttaTCCTCTATGATGTGTCATATTCTAATTGGGTGTTTATTTTAACGAGAATTAGTAAAAAATGATTTGAGAAGAAAAAACAAGACACCCAATGAGACAGTGATGCTTGAAAGGCGGCTTAACGACGAAGACGAAAGAGTACAATGGAGAAGAGTAAACGCAATTAGAGAGAGTTAGAATACTTTTATGGAAGAATGATTTGGGAAGAGAAAATAAGACTTCTAATGAGACAGTGATGTTTGGAGGCGTAATGACGCCGACAAAAGAGTGGAAAAGAGTAAACGTAATTAGAGATAGTTGAAATACCTTTTATAAAAGAATGATTTGGGaagagaaaacaaaacactAATGAGACGGTGATGCTTGAGAGACGCAACGacgacaaaaaaataaaaaaaataactcaggTTAAATAAACAcacaattaaaatataacaGAAAAAATAACTTACATGTTAATTTAGAAAAGTTAAAATAGCATTCaccatttttatcatttttctcgGTTCAATATTATATATCCTCAGTTAATTATGATTGTGATGcactttaatttaataattagtttCATGCAAATTTCTTTGCTTTATTAAAAAGCATTAAAAGACTCTTTATGATGATTATGGAAGTCCAATAATTGTGAAAACAACTCGCATTGACCTAGtttcataatttttaatgttCTTAAATATTATGTTTTTTCTTTCCCCTCTCTATTGTACCGCAAGTATATATTTGAATCATAACActagagacaaaaaaaaagtccaaacttgtcttatttattatttat is part of the Arachis duranensis cultivar V14167 chromosome 1, aradu.V14167.gnm2.J7QH, whole genome shotgun sequence genome and encodes:
- the LOC107478047 gene encoding probable serine/threonine-protein kinase PBL1 isoform X2; protein product: MVDGYRSMVENPSPMRNATNHMMLGFLAGISTVMLVAAILFCLFGTKLIALFKQHRTLKGKEYNSFKDETMPLRRFTFDEIERATKNFSQEFLLGSGAFGNVYKGNFELEGTLAIKRAHGESFLSVDEFRNVRLLATVKHRNLIGLVGYCEEPERFGARILVYECVPNGSLLEYMIGNKNSLTWKQRVNIAIGAARGIAYLHEGIKPSIIHRDLKPSNILLGEGFEAKVSDFGLVKSGPIEDQSHVSSQIKGTPGYLDPAYCSSFHLTKFTDVYSFGVILLQLVSARPAVDTNEVQSKQHIIDWASPSLEKGNVEEIIDANLLCQSEPCNMRVMLKMGQLALRCVVQEPKSRPTMIQVCQELEQALYSEDTFNNKQHSSKGFPSIGLSQQSSVEKNDSFVSIDGVGLQKFHIDMDSLSFQSTRLMCLENNSISIDIDNNNLKRIQEDGDI
- the LOC107478047 gene encoding probable serine/threonine-protein kinase PBL1 isoform X1 yields the protein MVDGYRSMVENPSPMRNATNHMMLGFLAGISTVMLVAAILFCLFGTKLIALFKQHRTLKGKEYNSFKDETMPLRRFTFDEIERATKNFSQEFLLGSGAFGNVYKGNFELEGTLAIKRAHGESFLSVDEFRNEVRLLATVKHRNLIGLVGYCEEPERFGARILVYECVPNGSLLEYMIGNKNSLTWKQRVNIAIGAARGIAYLHEGIKPSIIHRDLKPSNILLGEGFEAKVSDFGLVKSGPIEDQSHVSSQIKGTPGYLDPAYCSSFHLTKFTDVYSFGVILLQLVSARPAVDTNEVQSKQHIIDWASPSLEKGNVEEIIDANLLCQSEPCNMRVMLKMGQLALRCVVQEPKSRPTMIQVCQELEQALYSEDTFNNKQHSSKGFPSIGLSQQSSVEKNDSFVSIDGVGLQKFHIDMDSLSFQSTRLMCLENNSISIDIDNNNLKRIQEDGDI